The Streptomyces sp. NBC_00335 DNA window GTCCGCTACACCGCCCAACGCTGACCCGAGGACCCCGAGGGGGTCCCTAGTGCTGTGGCGGCGAGCTGTTCCTCCGCCGCGGTGATGGCTTCGAGGGCGGTGGGTCTGCCCATCAGTACGCACAGGGTGTACGCGGTGTCGTCCATGGCCCGCAGGGCCGCCGGGTCATGGGGCGAGGCCGCGAGCCGGGCCTGGCAGCCGCGCAGCCGGGTCAGTACCTCCTCGATCCGGGCGGGGTTCGGCGCGAGCCCGGCAGCGCGGGGGCCGGCCGGCGTTCCGCGGGTGCGGGCGGCCTCCACGGCGCGGCGCAGAGCGCGTTCGAGGCGGGCGGGCAGGGCGGCACCGCACGAGGTGGCGGTCATCGCGGACGCCAGGTCCTCGACGGAGACGTCGGCCAGGTCCGCGGCCGTAGCGAGGATGCGCAGCGCGTCACGGGCCGAGCAGGGGGTCGTGGCCATGAGCATCCCGACGGCCCAGTTGCCCGCCGCCACCGGGTGCCCGTGCGCTCGGGCGGCGGCGGCGGCCTGTCGGGTCGGTGAAATGGGTTCTCCGGGTGTCGGCACGGGGTTCCTCCGGTCCGGTTCGGTGGGGACGATGCGGGGGTCCGCGTAGGGACGCTATGCCCCGCCGTCTGAGCACGGGCCGCGCGGCGCGCTGGTTCAGGGATCGAACAACTGCCATGACCCGTGCGGCCGACCGACCCGGCCGTTCGGCGCCCCCGGCCTCGGCCCGCCGCCACCGCCGCCACCGCCGCCACCGCCGCCACCGCCGGGCTCCGGCGGGGCCGTCAGCCGAGCGCCGGTGCGAAGGGCAGGTAATCCCGTTCCGTGTCGGACGGGATCACCGTGTAGCTGGCCTCGGGAAGTTCGTTCCACACGCCGGGCAGGTCCCCCAGCGGCTCGGAGACCACGATGCGGGAGTCGTCGGAGATCTCGCGCAGGTACTCCACCTCGGGGTGGAGGTGGCGTACGGTCTCGGCGCGGCTGCTGTAGAAGAGCGACCGGGAGGCGCCCTGGCTGGAATACCGGAAGGCCCAGAGCCGCTCGCCGTCGCTGATGGCCAGGGTCATCTGGAGCGGTTCCGCGACGCCGTGCTCCTTGCCCAGCCGCTCCACGAGCCCGGCCATCCTGGCCACCGCCCCCGGGACGTCCTGGTCGAGCCCGAAGGTCACCGCCAGGTAGAACATCACCTCGGAATCGGTGGACCCCTCGATGGAGGAGAAGAGGGCCGGGTCAACGGCCAGGCAGAGGTCGCGCTGCAGCCGCTCGAAGTCCGCGATGGCCCCGTTGTGCATCCACAGCCACCGGCCGTGACGGAACGGGTGGCAGTTGGTCTGCTGGACGGCCGAGCCCGTCGACGCGCGCACGTGCGCGAAGAACAGGTGCGATCGCACGTGGGCCGCGAGCTCGCGCAGATTGCGGTTGTTCCAGGCCGGTGCGATGTCCCGGAAGACCGCCGGTGTGCCGTCCCCTTTTCCGGCGTGTCCGCTGTACCAGCCGAGGCCGAAGCCGTCGCCGTTCGTCGCCTCGACGCCCATCCGGGCGTGGAGGCTCTGGTTGATGAGCGAGTGCTCCGGGCGGTAGAGCACGGCGTCGA harbors:
- a CDS encoding DUF5133 domain-containing protein, encoding MPTPGEPISPTRQAAAAARAHGHPVAAGNWAVGMLMATTPCSARDALRILATAADLADVSVEDLASAMTATSCGAALPARLERALRRAVEAARTRGTPAGPRAAGLAPNPARIEEVLTRLRGCQARLAASPHDPAALRAMDDTAYTLCVLMGRPTALEAITAAEEQLAATALGTPSGSSGQRWAV
- a CDS encoding class II glutamine amidotransferase, encoding MCRWLAYSGSPMLLDAVLYRPEHSLINQSLHARMGVEATNGDGFGLGWYSGHAGKGDGTPAVFRDIAPAWNNRNLRELAAHVRSHLFFAHVRASTGSAVQQTNCHPFRHGRWLWMHNGAIADFERLQRDLCLAVDPALFSSIEGSTDSEVMFYLAVTFGLDQDVPGAVARMAGLVERLGKEHGVAEPLQMTLAISDGERLWAFRYSSQGASRSLFYSSRAETVRHLHPEVEYLREISDDSRIVVSEPLGDLPGVWNELPEASYTVIPSDTERDYLPFAPALG